A portion of the Pseudomonas koreensis genome contains these proteins:
- the ftsB gene encoding cell division protein FtsB, with translation MRSPYWLFLVLLLLLAGLQYRLWVGNGSLAQVAELKQQIADQHAENEGLLERNRVMDAEVSELKKGMETVEERARHELGMVKDGETLYQLAQ, from the coding sequence ATGCGCAGTCCTTACTGGTTGTTTCTTGTTTTGCTCTTGCTGCTGGCCGGTCTGCAGTACCGCCTGTGGGTGGGCAATGGCAGTCTGGCGCAGGTCGCCGAGCTGAAACAGCAGATCGCCGATCAACATGCCGAGAACGAAGGCCTGCTGGAGCGCAACCGGGTGATGGACGCTGAGGTCAGCGAATTGAAAAAAGGCATGGAGACCGTTGAAGAGCGGGCTCGTCACGAACTGGGCATGGTCAAGGACGGCGAAACCCTTTACCAGTTGGCCCAATGA
- the ispD gene encoding 2-C-methyl-D-erythritol 4-phosphate cytidylyltransferase, with translation MIDSLPAFWAVIPAAGVGARMAADRPKQYLQLGGRTILEHSLGCFLDHPSLKGLVVSLAVDDPYWPNLACVNDLRIQRVDGGAERSASVLNALLHLHAQGADDDDWVLVHDAARPNLSRDDLDKLLAELADDPVGGLLAVPARDTLKRVDKNGRVVETVDRSVIWQAYTPQMFRLGALHRALADSLVADAIVTDEASAMEWAGLAPRLVEGRADNLKVTRPEDLEWLRQRWASRR, from the coding sequence ATGATCGATTCCCTGCCGGCCTTCTGGGCCGTGATTCCTGCCGCGGGCGTCGGTGCCCGAATGGCCGCGGACCGTCCCAAGCAATATCTGCAACTGGGCGGGCGCACAATTCTCGAACACAGCCTCGGCTGTTTCCTCGATCACCCGAGCCTCAAGGGGCTGGTGGTCAGTCTTGCGGTTGACGATCCTTACTGGCCGAACCTGGCGTGTGTCAACGATCTACGCATTCAGCGGGTCGACGGCGGAGCGGAGCGTTCCGCTTCGGTGCTCAACGCCTTGCTGCATCTGCATGCGCAAGGTGCCGACGATGACGATTGGGTGCTGGTGCACGATGCGGCCCGGCCGAATCTGAGTCGCGACGATCTCGACAAGTTGCTCGCTGAACTGGCGGATGACCCGGTTGGAGGTCTATTGGCGGTTCCCGCCCGCGACACGCTTAAACGCGTTGATAAAAACGGGCGTGTGGTTGAAACGGTGGATCGCAGTGTGATCTGGCAGGCGTATACACCACAGATGTTTCGCCTCGGGGCTTTGCATCGGGCGTTGGCGGACAGTCTGGTCGCTGATGCGATTGTTACCGATGAAGCTTCGGCGATGGAGTGGGCCGGTCTGGCGCCGCGTCTGGTCGAAGGACGGGCGGATAACCTCAAGGTGACCCGGCCGGAAGATCTGGAGTGGTTGCGCCAGCGTTGGGCGAGTCGCCGCTGA
- a CDS encoding LysR substrate-binding domain-containing protein, whose translation MSENRWEGIDEFVAVAECNQFTAAAERLGVSSSHISRQIVRLEERLQTRLLYRSTRRVTLTEAGQTFLQHCQRLQDGREEALRAVGDLTSEPKGMLRMTCAVAYGERFIVPLVTRFMGLYPQLRIDIELSNRQLDLVHEGLDLAIRLGRLQDSRLVATRLAPRRMYLCASPSYLERYGRPHSLSELSRHNCLIGSSDIWQLEQNGREFSQRVQGNWRCNSGQAVLDAALQGVGLCQLPDYYVLEHLHSGALISLLEAHQPPNTAVWALYPQQRHLSPKVRKLVDYLKVGLAERPEYRS comes from the coding sequence GTGTCGGAAAACCGCTGGGAAGGCATTGACGAGTTCGTCGCCGTCGCCGAGTGCAACCAATTCACCGCCGCTGCGGAGCGTCTTGGGGTTTCTTCCTCACACATCAGTCGACAAATCGTACGGCTCGAAGAGCGTTTGCAGACGCGTCTGCTCTACCGCAGTACCCGTCGCGTAACGCTGACCGAAGCCGGGCAGACTTTCCTGCAACATTGCCAGCGCCTGCAGGACGGCCGCGAGGAAGCCTTGCGCGCGGTGGGCGATCTGACCAGCGAACCGAAAGGCATGCTGCGCATGACCTGCGCCGTAGCCTATGGCGAACGGTTCATCGTGCCGCTGGTGACGCGCTTCATGGGTCTGTATCCGCAGCTGCGCATCGATATCGAGTTGAGCAATCGGCAACTGGATCTGGTGCATGAAGGGCTGGACCTGGCGATTCGCCTCGGTCGGCTGCAAGATTCCCGGTTGGTCGCGACACGCCTGGCGCCACGGCGCATGTACTTATGCGCGTCGCCTTCCTACCTTGAACGGTACGGGCGCCCACACAGTTTGTCGGAGTTGAGTCGGCACAATTGCCTGATCGGCAGTTCGGATATCTGGCAACTGGAACAGAACGGCCGGGAATTTTCCCAGCGGGTGCAAGGAAACTGGCGTTGCAACAGTGGGCAGGCGGTGCTGGATGCGGCACTGCAGGGGGTCGGGTTGTGTCAGTTGCCGGATTATTACGTGCTCGAGCATTTGCACAGCGGCGCGCTGATTTCCTTGCTGGAGGCGCATCAGCCGCCGAATACGGCCGTGTGGGCGCTGTATCCGCAGCAGCGGCATCTGTCGCCGAAGGTGCGCAAGTTGGTGGATTATTTGAAGGTGGGGCTGGCGGAGCGGCCGGAGTATCGAAGCTGA
- a CDS encoding S-(hydroxymethyl)glutathione dehydrogenase/class III alcohol dehydrogenase gives MIKSRAAVAFEAKKPLEIVEVDVAMPKAGEVLLRVVASGVCHTDAYTLSGADPEGIFPSILGHEGGAIVEAIGEGVTSVAVGDHVIPLYTPECGQCKFCKSGKTNLCQAIRATQGKGLMPDGTSRFSYKGETIFHYMGTSTFSEYTVLPEISVAKISKDAPLEKVCLLGCGVTTGIGAVLNTAKVKPGDTVAIFGLGGIGLSAVIGAVKAKAARIIAIDINPAKFEIAKQLGATDCVNPKDYDRPIQEVIVDMTDGGVDFSFECIGNVQLMRAALECCHKGWGESVIIGVAGAGQEIATRPFQLVTGRVWRGSAFGGVRGRTELPSYVDMAQSGEIPLDTFITHTMSLEDINKAFDLMHEGKSIRTVIHF, from the coding sequence ATGATCAAGTCACGCGCCGCCGTTGCCTTCGAGGCCAAGAAGCCGCTGGAAATCGTAGAAGTCGATGTCGCCATGCCCAAGGCCGGTGAAGTGCTGCTGCGCGTCGTCGCTTCCGGCGTCTGCCATACGGACGCGTACACCTTGTCCGGCGCAGATCCGGAAGGCATCTTCCCGTCGATCCTCGGTCACGAAGGCGGCGCTATCGTTGAAGCGATTGGCGAGGGCGTGACCTCGGTCGCCGTCGGCGATCACGTCATCCCGCTGTACACCCCGGAATGCGGCCAGTGCAAATTCTGCAAATCGGGCAAGACCAACCTCTGTCAGGCCATTCGCGCTACCCAAGGCAAAGGCCTGATGCCGGACGGCACTTCGCGTTTTTCCTACAAGGGCGAAACGATTTTCCACTACATGGGCACGTCGACGTTTTCGGAGTACACCGTACTGCCGGAAATTTCCGTAGCGAAGATCTCCAAAGACGCGCCGCTGGAAAAGGTCTGCCTGCTCGGTTGCGGCGTCACTACCGGCATCGGCGCCGTGCTCAACACCGCCAAAGTGAAACCGGGTGACACCGTGGCTATCTTCGGTCTCGGTGGGATCGGCTTGTCGGCAGTGATCGGTGCGGTGAAAGCCAAGGCCGCGCGCATCATCGCCATCGACATCAACCCGGCCAAATTCGAAATCGCCAAGCAATTGGGTGCCACCGACTGCGTGAACCCGAAAGACTACGATCGTCCGATTCAGGAAGTGATCGTCGACATGACCGATGGCGGCGTTGACTTCTCCTTCGAGTGCATCGGCAATGTGCAACTGATGCGCGCCGCGCTTGAGTGCTGCCACAAAGGCTGGGGCGAGTCGGTCATCATCGGTGTGGCCGGTGCCGGTCAGGAAATCGCTACTCGTCCATTCCAGCTGGTCACCGGTCGCGTCTGGCGCGGTTCGGCGTTCGGCGGCGTGCGTGGCCGTACTGAATTGCCAAGCTACGTCGACATGGCCCAGAGCGGCGAAATCCCGCTGGATACCTTCATCACCCACACCATGAGCCTGGAAGATATCAACAAGGCATTCGACCTGATGCACGAAGGCAAGAGCATCCGCACCGTCATTCATTTCTAA
- the fghA gene encoding S-formylglutathione hydrolase, translated as MNLENISCQKSFGGWHKRYRHRSEVLDCDMVFAVYLPPQAEQGGKLPVLYWLSGLTCTDENFMQKAGAMRMAAQLGLIIVAPDTSPRGPDVPDDADKAWDFGLGAGFYLNATQEPWARHYRMHDYVVQELPALVEEHFPASDKRSISGHSMGGHGALVCALRNPGRYKSVSAFSPITHPIDCPWGQKAFSNYLGEDRSKWKEWDACVLIADAAEKLPLLVDQGDRDDFLATQLKPEALQHAAKQANHPLELRLQPGYDHSYFFISSFIDDHLQHHARALDA; from the coding sequence TTGAATCTGGAAAACATTTCCTGTCAGAAAAGTTTCGGTGGCTGGCACAAGCGTTATCGCCATCGCTCCGAAGTGCTTGACTGCGACATGGTCTTTGCCGTGTACCTGCCGCCACAGGCGGAGCAGGGCGGCAAGCTGCCGGTGTTGTACTGGTTGTCGGGGCTGACCTGCACCGATGAGAATTTCATGCAGAAGGCCGGTGCGATGCGCATGGCGGCGCAGCTCGGTCTGATCATCGTCGCACCGGACACCAGCCCGCGTGGTCCCGATGTCCCGGACGATGCGGACAAGGCCTGGGACTTCGGTCTCGGCGCGGGGTTTTACCTGAACGCTACGCAGGAGCCCTGGGCGCGTCACTATCGGATGCATGACTATGTCGTGCAGGAGTTGCCTGCTTTGGTTGAGGAGCATTTCCCCGCTTCCGACAAACGCAGTATCAGCGGCCACTCCATGGGCGGCCATGGCGCACTGGTTTGTGCTTTGCGCAATCCCGGGCGCTATAAATCGGTGTCGGCGTTCTCGCCTATTACCCATCCGATCGATTGCCCGTGGGGCCAGAAAGCCTTTTCCAACTATTTGGGCGAAGACCGCTCGAAGTGGAAAGAGTGGGACGCGTGCGTGCTGATCGCCGATGCTGCCGAGAAGTTGCCATTGCTGGTCGATCAAGGTGATCGCGACGACTTCCTCGCCACCCAACTCAAGCCCGAAGCCTTGCAACACGCCGCAAAACAAGCGAATCATCCGCTGGAGTTGCGCCTGCAACCGGGCTACGACCACAGCTATTTCTTCATCTCAAGCTTCATTGACGACCACTTGCAGCATCACGCGCGCGCTCTAGACGCCTAA
- the ispF gene encoding 2-C-methyl-D-erythritol 2,4-cyclodiphosphate synthase, producing the protein MRIGHGYDVHRFAEGDFITLGGVQIAHGFGLLAHSDGDVLLHALSDALLGAAALGDIGKHFPDTDPQFKGADSRVLLRHVVSLIHAKGWKIGNVDNTIVAQAPKMAPHIESMRALIAADLQVELDQVNVKATTTEKLGFVGREEGIAVHSVALLLRA; encoded by the coding sequence ATGCGTATTGGCCACGGCTACGATGTGCACCGTTTCGCTGAAGGCGATTTCATTACTCTGGGCGGCGTGCAGATTGCACACGGCTTCGGGCTGCTCGCTCATTCCGACGGTGACGTCCTGCTGCACGCCTTGAGCGACGCCTTGCTCGGCGCGGCGGCGCTGGGTGATATCGGCAAACACTTCCCGGACACCGACCCGCAATTCAAGGGCGCCGACAGCCGCGTGCTGCTGCGTCATGTGGTCAGTCTGATCCACGCCAAGGGCTGGAAAATCGGCAACGTCGACAACACCATCGTTGCCCAGGCGCCGAAGATGGCGCCGCATATCGAATCGATGCGCGCGCTGATCGCGGCGGATCTTCAAGTTGAGTTGGATCAAGTGAACGTCAAAGCTACCACCACCGAAAAGCTTGGCTTTGTCGGTCGCGAAGAAGGCATCGCCGTGCATTCCGTTGCCTTGTTGCTGCGCGCATGA
- the truD gene encoding tRNA pseudouridine(13) synthase TruD codes for MNELQLLGPRAYGEPLGTAVLKAIAENFQVDEVLDIPFSGDGEHLWIWVEKRGLNTEEAARRIAKAAGVPLRTVSYAGLKDRQALTRQWFSVQLPGKADPDLSAAENDTLKILKTTRHKRKLQRGAHSANGFTLRLTQFAGDKAALEQRLQLIATQGIPNYFGAQRFGHDGGNVVDARSWAARKALPEQRNVRSRLLSTARSFLFNQVLAARVADGTWNTALVGDLLAFTDSRSFFPAGEAECSDPRLAILDLHPTGPQWGEGDSPAAGAVHALEQGIAAREADLRDWLIHAGMSHERRILRLPIGGLTWHYPQPDILQLEFVLPAGCFATVLVRELVDLVPVGQTDSPCVF; via the coding sequence ATGAATGAACTGCAATTGCTCGGCCCGCGTGCCTATGGCGAGCCCCTCGGCACAGCGGTACTGAAAGCCATCGCCGAAAACTTCCAGGTCGATGAAGTGCTCGACATTCCGTTCAGCGGTGACGGCGAACATCTGTGGATCTGGGTAGAAAAGCGCGGCCTCAATACCGAAGAAGCGGCGCGGCGTATTGCCAAGGCCGCGGGCGTGCCGTTGCGCACCGTCAGCTATGCCGGTCTCAAGGACCGTCAGGCCCTGACCCGACAGTGGTTCAGCGTGCAACTGCCGGGCAAGGCTGATCCGGATCTGTCGGCAGCGGAAAACGACACGCTGAAGATCCTCAAGACCACGCGCCATAAACGCAAGCTGCAACGCGGGGCGCACTCGGCCAATGGCTTCACCCTGCGCCTGACCCAGTTCGCCGGCGACAAGGCTGCGCTTGAGCAGCGGCTGCAACTGATCGCCACACAAGGCATCCCCAATTATTTCGGCGCCCAGCGCTTTGGCCATGACGGCGGCAACGTTGTCGATGCGCGTTCCTGGGCCGCACGCAAGGCCTTGCCGGAACAGCGCAATGTGCGTTCGCGCTTGCTGTCGACGGCGCGCAGCTTTCTGTTCAATCAGGTGCTGGCGGCGCGCGTCGCCGATGGCACCTGGAATACCGCACTGGTTGGCGATCTGTTGGCGTTTACCGACAGCCGCAGTTTTTTCCCGGCCGGTGAAGCTGAATGCAGCGACCCGCGGCTGGCGATTCTCGACCTGCACCCGACCGGCCCGCAGTGGGGCGAAGGTGACTCGCCGGCTGCTGGCGCTGTCCATGCTCTGGAGCAGGGGATCGCTGCCCGTGAAGCGGATCTGCGCGACTGGTTGATTCACGCCGGCATGAGCCATGAACGTCGCATCCTGCGTCTGCCCATTGGCGGGTTGACGTGGCATTATCCCCAACCTGACATTCTGCAACTGGAATTCGTCCTCCCGGCCGGATGCTTCGCCACCGTATTGGTGCGCGAGCTCGTTGATCTGGTGCCGGTGGGGCAGACGGACAGCCCATGCGTATTCTGA
- the surE gene encoding 5'/3'-nucleotidase SurE — protein sequence MRILISNDDGVTAPGLAALYAALADYTECVVIAPEQDKSGASSSLTLDRPLHPQYLANGFISLNGTPTDCIHLGLNGLLEREADMVVSGINLGANLGDDVLYSGTVAAALEGRFLERPAFAFSLVSRQVDNLPTAAYFARKLVEAHAGLDLPPRTVLNVNIPNLPIDHIRGIQLTRLGHRARAAAPMKVVDPRGKAGYWIAAAGDAEDGGPGTDFHAVMQGYVSITPLQLDRTFNDAFRSLDGWLGGLS from the coding sequence ATGCGTATTCTGATTTCTAACGACGATGGGGTAACCGCGCCCGGTCTCGCCGCGCTTTATGCTGCGCTGGCGGATTACACCGAATGCGTGGTTATCGCCCCGGAACAGGACAAAAGCGGCGCCAGCAGTTCGCTGACGCTCGACCGTCCGCTGCACCCCCAATACCTGGCCAACGGCTTTATCAGCCTCAACGGCACACCGACCGATTGCATTCACCTGGGGCTCAATGGCCTGTTGGAACGCGAGGCCGATATGGTGGTTTCCGGCATCAACCTGGGCGCCAACCTCGGTGACGACGTGCTGTATTCCGGAACCGTGGCGGCTGCGCTTGAAGGACGATTTCTCGAGCGTCCAGCCTTTGCATTCTCATTGGTCTCGCGTCAGGTGGATAACCTGCCGACGGCGGCGTACTTCGCGCGCAAGCTGGTCGAGGCCCACGCCGGGCTCGATCTGCCACCGCGCACGGTGCTCAACGTGAACATTCCCAATCTGCCTATCGATCACATCCGTGGCATCCAGCTGACCCGCCTCGGCCATCGCGCCCGCGCGGCGGCGCCGATGAAAGTGGTCGATCCGCGTGGCAAGGCCGGTTACTGGATTGCCGCCGCCGGCGACGCCGAAGACGGCGGCCCGGGCACCGATTTTCATGCCGTCATGCAGGGCTATGTGTCCATCACGCCGTTGCAGCTCGATCGCACCTTCAATGATGCGTTCAGAAGTCTCGATGGCTGGCTGGGAGGACTGAGCTGA
- a CDS encoding protein-L-isoaspartate(D-aspartate) O-methyltransferase has product MTSQRTRERLIQRLYEEGVSNAKVLEVIRRTPRHLFVDEALAHRAYEDTALPIGNNQTISQPYMVARMSELLLEAGPLDKVLEIGTGSGYQTAVLSQLVERVFSVERIKVLQDRAKERLVELNLRNVVFRWGDGWEGWPALAPYNGIIVTAVATDVPQALLDQLAPGGRMVIPVGSGEVQQLMLIVREEHGFSRHVLGAVRFVPLLNGPLA; this is encoded by the coding sequence ATGACTTCCCAGCGCACCCGCGAGCGACTGATCCAGCGTCTGTATGAAGAAGGCGTGTCGAATGCCAAAGTGCTGGAAGTGATCCGCCGCACGCCGCGTCACCTGTTTGTCGACGAGGCGCTGGCGCACCGCGCTTACGAAGACACCGCGCTGCCGATCGGCAACAACCAGACGATTTCCCAGCCTTATATGGTTGCGCGGATGAGCGAGCTGCTGCTGGAGGCGGGCCCGTTGGACAAGGTACTGGAGATCGGTACGGGCTCTGGCTACCAGACGGCGGTGTTGTCGCAACTGGTCGAGCGGGTGTTCTCGGTCGAACGCATCAAGGTGCTGCAGGATCGCGCCAAGGAGCGTCTGGTCGAACTGAACCTGCGTAATGTGGTGTTTCGCTGGGGCGACGGCTGGGAAGGCTGGCCGGCGCTGGCGCCGTATAACGGCATCATTGTCACTGCGGTAGCGACCGATGTGCCGCAAGCATTACTCGATCAATTGGCTCCCGGTGGGCGCATGGTGATTCCAGTCGGCTCCGGTGAAGTACAACAATTGATGTTGATCGTGCGCGAGGAACATGGCTTTTCCCGACACGTTCTGGGCGCTGTTCGCTTCGTGCCTTTGCTCAACGGGCCGCTGGCGTGA